Part of the Dreissena polymorpha isolate Duluth1 chromosome 12, UMN_Dpol_1.0, whole genome shotgun sequence genome, gtgtcttttcgccgtccggcgtccgccatgctaaaaccttaacattgacccattgtacccacaattttcgtacccacatttttttcgtaaccaaaatgttcgtacccacatttgtttagtacccaaaatttgtgttcccacattttcttacccaaattttcgaacccacatttttttagttcccactcattccatcccgcgaaacccttaaggtgtcgcaactctagtataacATGCTGATTAATTTATTATTGAGTTGAAAAATTATTTGGTTCATAAACCACGAGGAATTCTTAACACGGCAGTTGTAAGAGCCCTGTATCCAATGATTCCAATCTAAACGTCGTACCAATCAAAGCGAACCAGCGAAGTTTTATTGCTTATCCAAGCACGCTTTGTACTATATAGCATCGGATTTTATGAGAATTGTAACAGTCGACTGCGAACGCTAAGCGTGTGCGGTGGATaggctgctactattactacgctattacatacacatgtatgatTCAGATGATATGTGTTTAATTTCTGCTATTTGTGTATAAACTACTACATGTTGGTGACTAATGGTTATAAGTAAAATTGATCAACCGCgtgtttcatatttattttggaattaataaaacacaacacaatgTGTTCAATTGTTATAGAAGGAGCGACTTTGAGGTGTTTATTATAACACGTGTGGGGTTTGGAAAATACAGGCAATATATTCTAAtctgtgaaataaacaaaaacacaacaacatggaAGGTATGGAGCTGTCGCCAAAAAACACCACACTGGACACGAGTGTTTATGTTAAAGAGTACAACGCAGAATTCAACAAGAAAATTCTGCCGGTGAGCATAGTTTTCGGACTAACGGCCAGTGTGGGATTGATTGCCAATGCCCTCGTGATTTACATCTACGGTTTCCGCTACAAGCGCTGCAACTTCAAGTATTTCCTCTTCACGCTCGGACTGATTGGCCTGCTGCAGTGCACCATCATGCTCCCGACGCAGATAGGAGAGATGCACTACTGGTTCAACTTTCCTACCTCGTGGCTTTGTCGCACCTCTGCCTACGTTTTCGGTTATACAATCATTCACTGCTACTCCATTCTGTTCCTAATTGCTTTGGACCGATTCCGCAAGGTGTGCCGGCCATACGACTGGCAGATCCAGGCCAACACGGCTAGGAATTTAAGTATTATCACTTCGATTGCATCGTTAATTCTAGCAACGACGCCTGGCGTGGTGAGTGGTCACCATTCTTTCCAGACATCGTACAAAGACGTGAATATTACTGTGACAGTTTGCGCAACGGATGACATGCATAACAACAGAGAATGGGCCGTGTATTTCCTGCTTTTATTGGGTGGACTACCAGTCTCTGTCATCATTCTTGTCACGTGTACCATATATGCATTGATCTTAATGCGGTTCTACCGTCAAGGCTCTCGAACAGCGCAGTCTAGCTTAAACAATAGTTCACTCGCTCGTTCTTCATCTGATGAATTGTCCAAAGTGAAGACGGACGATCAAAATAATATCACGGACACAGATAACAAAGAGATTGTATCAGTTCAAAATGGCGACAATAATTCGTCTATGAATTCCACGTTTAAAAATATTATGTGTGTAGTGTTTCCGGTAAGCAGACAAATTAATATTAAAGCCAATCGCCCTGGCAATCTTCGTAAAACTTCATCAAAGCTTGCAGTTAGAGAAAAATTATTGCGAAAAACATGTATAGTTCTCATCATCACGATAACGTGTATCATTGCGTTGATAATCACATTTTGTCTACATATGGTCTCCGAGTCGATCAACTACCACGCGCTTGAGGTTCACGGAGTGATTTTGAACGCGTTTGTGATATTTCACCGAGGGAGCTTTTCCATGATATGTGCCCTGTTTCCAATTATCTACGGCGTTCGTGATAACAGTTTCCGGAACATCGTCCGGGAAATGCTCGTCAAGTACAAGGGGTCCAATCAGAAGCAAGAGCTTGAAACGTGTGCATGAACATAATCATTATGCCAATTCAACTCGTGACTGTTCATGACGTTTTTTTctatgttaattattttattatatatgtcaACTGATTTTAAAACTGACGTTAAACTAGAATTTAagtcacacaccttgaaatgaaatac contains:
- the LOC127852502 gene encoding cholecystokinin receptor type A-like: MEGMELSPKNTTLDTSVYVKEYNAEFNKKILPVSIVFGLTASVGLIANALVIYIYGFRYKRCNFKYFLFTLGLIGLLQCTIMLPTQIGEMHYWFNFPTSWLCRTSAYVFGYTIIHCYSILFLIALDRFRKVCRPYDWQIQANTARNLSIITSIASLILATTPGVVSGHHSFQTSYKDVNITVTVCATDDMHNNREWAVYFLLLLGGLPVSVIILVTCTIYALILMRFYRQGSRTAQSSLNNSSLARSSSDELSKVKTDDQNNITDTDNKEIVSVQNGDNNSSMNSTFKNIMCVVFPVSRQINIKANRPGNLRKTSSKLAVREKLLRKTCIVLIITITCIIALIITFCLHMVSESINYHALEVHGVILNAFVIFHRGSFSMICALFPIIYGVRDNSFRNIVREMLVKYKGSNQKQELETCA